Proteins found in one Deltaproteobacteria bacterium genomic segment:
- a CDS encoding NAD(P)-dependent alcohol dehydrogenase, translating to MAIRAMAAMEQGGALAPWSYEPDALGPMDVRVRVKSCGICFSDVHMIDNDWGASRYPLVPGHEAVGVVEELGGGVTHLKLGDRVGVGWQRGACLQCSDCLRGDENLCAENRATIIHGRGGFAEALVIDSRFAFRLPEGLDTTTAGPLLCGGVTVYSALRHAGMRSGQNVGVIGVGGLGHLAVQFAAKLGNRVTVFTTSDDKAELASRLGAHEAVVTRAGEEPSCSRDLDVLISTVPVALDFAAYLDLLGSDATMTFVGVPNEPMSVPLVKLLARRRRITASPIGGRAMMDEMLRTADTFGIAPIVETFPLAAAGDAIAKVRANAVRYRAVLTV from the coding sequence ATGGCGATTCGCGCGATGGCGGCGATGGAACAGGGCGGGGCGCTCGCGCCGTGGAGCTACGAGCCGGACGCGCTGGGGCCGATGGACGTGCGCGTGCGCGTGAAAAGCTGCGGCATTTGTTTCAGCGACGTGCACATGATCGACAACGACTGGGGCGCTTCGCGCTATCCGCTCGTGCCGGGGCACGAGGCCGTGGGCGTCGTCGAGGAACTGGGCGGCGGCGTGACCCACCTGAAACTCGGCGACCGCGTCGGCGTGGGCTGGCAGCGCGGCGCTTGCCTGCAATGTTCCGACTGCCTGCGCGGCGACGAAAACCTGTGCGCCGAAAACCGCGCCACGATTATTCACGGGCGCGGCGGATTCGCCGAGGCGCTCGTCATCGATTCGCGCTTCGCGTTTCGTCTGCCGGAAGGACTCGACACCACGACGGCGGGGCCGCTGCTGTGCGGCGGCGTCACGGTGTATTCCGCACTGCGTCACGCGGGGATGCGTTCAGGGCAGAACGTCGGCGTGATCGGCGTGGGCGGCCTCGGGCACCTCGCGGTGCAGTTCGCGGCGAAGCTCGGCAACCGGGTGACGGTCTTTACGACGAGCGACGACAAAGCCGAGCTCGCTTCGCGACTTGGGGCGCACGAGGCGGTGGTGACGCGCGCGGGCGAAGAGCCGTCGTGCTCGCGCGATCTCGACGTGCTCATCAGCACCGTGCCCGTCGCGCTCGATTTCGCCGCGTACCTCGACCTGCTGGGCTCCGACGCGACGATGACGTTCGTCGGCGTGCCGAACGAACCGATGAGCGTGCCGCTCGTCAAGCTGCTCGCGCGGCGTCGGCGCATCACGGCGAGCCCGATCGGCGGGCGCGCGATGATGGACGAGATGCTGCGCACGGCGGACACCTTCGGCATCGCGCCGATCGTCGAGACGTTCCCGCTGGCCGCCGCGGGCGACGCCATCGCGAAAGTCCGCGCCAATGCCGTTCGCTACCGCGCCGTGCTGACGGTCTGA
- the hutU gene encoding urocanate hydratase, which translates to MFRPPISAPTGAALSCKGWHQEAALRMLMNNLDDRVGEDPANLVVYGGRGKAARNWECFDAIVRSLRDLENDETLLVQSGKPVGIIRTHEDAPRVLIANSNLVGKWADWAVFDELDRRGLMMYGQMTAGSWIYIGTQGILQGTYETFAAAARAHFGGTLAGRLVVTGGLGGMGGAQPLAATMNGAAFLGIDVDAARIRKRIDTRYCDRMTHSLDEALAWVMDARDRREALAVGLVGNCADVIPELARRGARPDIVTDQTSAHDPIGGYVPHGMSLAEALDLRARDTAEYRRRAVASIGEHVRGMLALMRAGAVTFDYGNNIRTFAKEAGVDDAFAFPGFVPAYIRPMFCEGRGPFRWAALSGDPDDIRKTDDLVLDMFGDHPSLARWIALARERVAFQGLPARICWLGYGERAAFALRVNDMVAAGELAAPIVFGRDHLDCGSVASPYRETEAMKDGTDAVADWPVLNALVAASSGASWVSFHHGGGVGIGYSLHAGQVAIADGTPRMAARLERVLTNDPAMGVFRHADAGYDEAINFARERDVKIPMLGPR; encoded by the coding sequence ATGTTCCGCCCGCCGATCAGCGCCCCCACCGGCGCCGCGCTCTCGTGCAAAGGCTGGCACCAGGAAGCCGCGCTGCGCATGCTCATGAACAATCTGGACGATCGCGTCGGCGAGGATCCGGCGAACCTGGTCGTGTACGGCGGGCGCGGCAAGGCCGCGCGCAACTGGGAGTGCTTCGACGCGATTGTGCGGTCTCTGCGCGATCTCGAAAACGACGAGACGCTGCTCGTGCAGTCGGGCAAACCCGTGGGCATCATCCGCACGCACGAGGACGCGCCGCGCGTGCTGATCGCGAACTCCAATCTCGTGGGGAAGTGGGCGGACTGGGCGGTCTTCGACGAGCTCGATCGGCGCGGGCTGATGATGTACGGCCAGATGACCGCGGGCTCGTGGATCTACATCGGCACGCAGGGCATTTTGCAGGGCACCTACGAGACCTTCGCCGCCGCCGCGCGGGCGCATTTCGGCGGCACGCTCGCCGGGCGGCTCGTGGTGACCGGCGGGCTCGGCGGCATGGGCGGCGCTCAGCCGCTCGCGGCGACGATGAACGGCGCGGCGTTTCTGGGCATCGACGTCGACGCGGCGCGAATCCGCAAGCGCATCGACACGCGCTACTGCGACCGCATGACCCACTCGCTCGACGAGGCGCTCGCGTGGGTGATGGACGCGCGGGATCGCAGGGAGGCGCTCGCCGTCGGGCTTGTCGGCAACTGCGCCGACGTGATCCCCGAACTCGCGCGCCGCGGCGCCCGGCCCGACATCGTGACCGACCAGACGAGCGCGCACGACCCCATCGGCGGATACGTGCCGCACGGCATGAGCCTCGCCGAAGCGCTCGATCTGCGCGCGCGCGACACCGCCGAGTACCGCCGCCGCGCCGTCGCGTCGATCGGCGAGCACGTGCGCGGCATGCTGGCGCTCATGCGGGCCGGGGCTGTGACCTTCGACTACGGCAACAACATCCGCACGTTCGCCAAGGAAGCGGGCGTGGACGACGCGTTCGCGTTTCCCGGATTCGTGCCCGCCTACATCCGCCCGATGTTTTGCGAAGGGCGCGGGCCGTTTCGCTGGGCGGCGCTCTCGGGCGATCCCGACGACATCCGCAAGACCGACGATTTGGTGCTCGACATGTTCGGCGACCATCCCTCGCTCGCACGGTGGATCGCGCTGGCCCGCGAGCGCGTGGCGTTTCAGGGCCTGCCCGCGCGCATCTGCTGGCTCGGCTACGGCGAGCGCGCGGCGTTCGCGCTGCGCGTGAACGACATGGTGGCGGCCGGCGAGCTCGCCGCGCCGATCGTCTTCGGCCGCGATCATCTGGACTGCGGGAGCGTGGCGAGCCCCTACCGCGAGACCGAGGCGATGAAGGACGGCACCGACGCGGTGGCCGACTGGCCGGTGCTCAACGCGCTCGTCGCGGCGTCGTCGGGCGCGAGCTGGGTGAGCTTCCACCACGGCGGCGGCGTGGGGATCGGCTATTCGCTGCACGCGGGGCAGGTCGCCATCGCGGACGGAACGCCGCGCATGGCGGCGCGGCTCGAACGGGTGCTGACGAACGACCCCGCGATGGGCGTTTTCCGGCACGCTGACGCGGGCTACGACGAGGCGATCAACTTCGCCCGCGAGCGCGACGTGAAGATCCCCATGTTGGGGCCGCGATGA
- a CDS encoding NYN domain-containing protein — MDRTAVFVDAGYLFAAGSRLIAGQKLPRGAFHLDYDAVLNVLNDLVRDLTGLPLLRFYWYDGTATGATPQQLALAYRPNVKLRLGFVNRMGEQKGVDSLIVTDLINLARNHAMADAVLMTGDEDIRVGVQQAQEFGVRVHLIGIEPAGENQSGFLVQEADGVRQLSIDSVQSFLKLVPGFRTSAEESTSSIAASIDSATETPASLASEAERIAGELSREEIAAVLKESSGGGVPADIDRRLLSAGTRATGDFRLTSEQKRTLREAFLAACRRLTTI; from the coding sequence ATGGATCGGACGGCGGTGTTCGTCGATGCGGGATACCTGTTCGCCGCGGGATCGCGATTGATTGCCGGCCAGAAACTTCCGCGAGGCGCTTTCCATCTCGACTACGACGCCGTCCTGAACGTGCTCAACGATCTCGTACGCGACCTGACCGGTCTGCCTCTTCTGCGCTTCTATTGGTACGACGGAACGGCCACGGGCGCGACGCCCCAACAGCTCGCCTTGGCCTATCGCCCGAATGTGAAACTTCGGCTCGGATTCGTGAATCGTATGGGGGAACAGAAGGGCGTGGACTCGTTGATCGTCACGGACCTGATCAACCTTGCCCGCAATCACGCGATGGCCGACGCCGTGCTCATGACCGGAGACGAAGACATTCGAGTCGGCGTACAGCAGGCGCAGGAGTTCGGCGTTCGCGTTCATCTCATCGGGATAGAGCCCGCCGGCGAAAACCAGTCCGGATTCCTCGTCCAGGAAGCGGACGGTGTGCGTCAGTTGTCGATTGATTCTGTCCAGAGTTTTCTGAAGCTGGTTCCGGGCTTCAGGACTTCCGCCGAGGAGAGCACGTCATCGATCGCCGCGAGCATCGATTCGGCCACCGAGACACCGGCGTCACTCGCTTCCGAAGCCGAACGGATCGCGGGCGAACTTTCGCGGGAAGAGATCGCCGCCGTATTGAAGGAATCCAGCGGAGGCGGCGTGCCTGCCGACATCGATCGACGGCTCCTGTCCGCCGGAACCCGTGCGACCGGCGATTTCCGTCTAACGTCGGAGCAGAAGCGAACGCTCCGCGAAGCCTTCCTCGCGGCGTGCCGGCGTTTGACGACAATTTAG
- a CDS encoding radical SAM protein: MSRERPPILARPSLPCLSDAYVINLTAGCPLRCRYCYAQSYRNNPGDGRISFYAGSAKRLEAELARKKRKPRLVYFSSATDPFIPIPAILDEQFSMMEMLLAENIPLLIMTKAKIPDRFLQLFSRHSDRVNAQVGLTTTDDRVRSTFEPGATSVAGRLRNISYLVEIGARVELRMDPLIPMLTDTDSSLVALLREVSGRRCREAAASFLHIRPAIRPAMAVRFKDWDFDAVMRRLYVKTARLGGEGCAMLLPSEEYRRERLGAMERMAGEFGITIKSCACKNPDIVAGKCHDRLPSDDEQMDLFR, translated from the coding sequence TTGAGCAGAGAAAGGCCCCCCATTCTGGCGCGGCCGAGTCTACCCTGCCTGTCCGATGCGTACGTCATCAATCTGACCGCGGGGTGCCCTCTTCGATGCCGGTATTGTTACGCGCAATCGTACCGGAATAACCCCGGTGATGGCCGAATATCCTTCTACGCCGGCAGTGCGAAACGGCTGGAGGCTGAGCTAGCACGGAAGAAGCGGAAACCCAGGCTGGTCTATTTCAGCTCGGCGACGGACCCGTTCATTCCGATTCCGGCGATTTTGGACGAGCAGTTTTCCATGATGGAGATGCTGCTCGCGGAGAATATTCCCCTGCTGATCATGACGAAGGCCAAGATCCCGGATCGCTTTCTCCAGTTGTTCTCGAGGCACTCCGACCGCGTGAATGCACAGGTGGGGTTGACCACGACCGACGATCGCGTGCGTTCAACGTTCGAGCCCGGCGCGACCTCCGTGGCCGGTCGGCTGCGGAACATTTCGTATCTCGTCGAAATCGGCGCTCGCGTGGAGCTGCGGATGGACCCCTTGATCCCGATGTTGACCGACACGGATTCCTCGCTCGTGGCTCTGCTCCGGGAGGTGTCGGGGCGCCGGTGTCGTGAGGCCGCCGCATCGTTCCTGCACATCCGCCCGGCGATTCGCCCTGCGATGGCCGTCCGATTCAAAGATTGGGACTTCGACGCGGTCATGCGACGTCTCTACGTAAAGACGGCCAGGCTTGGCGGGGAAGGCTGCGCGATGTTGCTGCCGTCCGAAGAGTACCGCCGCGAACGGCTCGGCGCGATGGAGCGGATGGCCGGGGAATTCGGAATCACGATCAAATCCTGCGCGTGCAAAAATCCGGATATCGTCGCGGGAAAATGCCACGATCGGTTGCCTTCCGACGATGAGCAAATGGATCTTTTTCGATAA
- a CDS encoding imidazolonepropionase, whose amino-acid sequence MILIRNISRLATCGVGPGARRGAALADAGVVENAAVLCDGPAIVAVGHEAEVLRLMAAQNAEVIDARGCSVIPGFVDAHTHPVFARTRHGEYERRIRGETYQQIAASGGGILSSVRAVREADESLLVDIALDHAARFLEYGTTTIEAKSGYGLDFESEMKMLRAIRSMGERSALSVLPTLLAHVVPPEYARDREGYVRLWCERVIPEAAGEGLAHFCDVYCDEAAFTIDEMKRIFAAAARCDLVCRAHVEQHARNGGALAAIRAGVTSVDHLEHLSGDEIPAIASSGATAGLLPGSVFHLGLDRYPPARALVDAGAAVFVATDFNPGSSPSWSMPMMLALACNRMKMTPHEALVAATANGAASLGLGDRGRIEPGARADLVILDGSDERRIPYHFGTNPCRVVIVGGAVVSRRI is encoded by the coding sequence ATGATTTTGATCCGCAACATTTCGCGGCTCGCGACGTGCGGGGTCGGACCGGGCGCGCGGCGCGGCGCGGCGCTGGCCGACGCGGGCGTCGTCGAGAACGCGGCGGTGCTGTGCGACGGCCCGGCGATTGTCGCGGTCGGCCACGAGGCCGAGGTGCTGCGTCTTATGGCCGCGCAAAATGCGGAAGTCATCGACGCGCGCGGGTGCTCCGTGATCCCCGGATTTGTCGACGCGCACACGCACCCGGTTTTCGCCCGCACACGCCACGGCGAATACGAGCGACGCATTCGCGGCGAGACCTATCAACAGATCGCGGCCTCGGGCGGCGGAATTTTGTCGAGTGTGCGCGCGGTGCGCGAGGCGGACGAATCGCTGCTGGTCGACATCGCGCTCGACCACGCCGCACGTTTTCTGGAATACGGCACGACGACGATCGAGGCGAAAAGCGGCTACGGCCTCGATTTCGAAAGCGAAATGAAGATGCTGCGCGCGATCCGCTCGATGGGCGAGCGCTCGGCGCTGTCCGTGCTGCCCACGCTGCTCGCGCACGTGGTGCCGCCCGAATACGCGCGCGATCGCGAGGGCTACGTGCGCCTATGGTGCGAGCGCGTGATCCCCGAGGCCGCGGGCGAGGGTCTCGCGCATTTTTGCGACGTGTATTGCGACGAGGCCGCCTTCACCATCGACGAGATGAAACGCATCTTCGCCGCCGCCGCGCGTTGCGACCTCGTCTGCCGTGCCCATGTCGAGCAGCACGCGCGTAACGGCGGCGCGCTCGCGGCGATTCGCGCCGGGGTGACGAGCGTCGATCATCTGGAGCATTTGTCGGGCGACGAAATCCCGGCGATCGCGTCGAGCGGTGCGACGGCGGGGCTCCTGCCCGGTTCGGTGTTTCACCTTGGGCTCGACCGATATCCACCCGCGCGGGCGCTTGTCGACGCGGGTGCGGCGGTGTTTGTCGCCACCGATTTCAACCCTGGCAGTTCGCCCTCGTGGTCGATGCCGATGATGCTTGCCCTCGCGTGCAATCGGATGAAGATGACGCCGCACGAAGCGCTCGTCGCCGCAACCGCGAACGGCGCGGCGTCGCTGGGCCTGGGCGATCGCGGGCGTATCGAGCCGGGCGCGCGGGCCGATCTCGTGATTTTGGATGGGTCCGACGAGCGTCGGATTCCGTATCATTTCGGCACGAATCCGTGCCGCGTTGTCATTGTCGGCGGCGCTGTTGTGTCGCGTCGTATTTGA
- a CDS encoding transporter substrate-binding domain-containing protein, whose translation MRKILIVAVVALVCAFTACAAPESVAPDPLAAIRARGEIRVGYFEGESAVYTDLTNGELRGVFVDLMNDVAASMSIKIAWVRTEPATLADDLAAGAFDFAAAPVAATPALASRLLLTQPVVWLGHAGLVRKDSALAPATLDDLDREGVRVAVLRGDALEMWLPGRVTKARVMLVPGDSPAAPLAAVQNGEADIALVDAVFAQKTLALDSSLRGLLLAESAQIHPLPWCWAARPGDARLVAFLDSVIIAARTTGRLEEIARAYPVRLLIAPPWPRGGSAPPAQAATPPKPSSATTASTPKSTPKPTPKPSPKPAPDEEDGFQ comes from the coding sequence TCGTTGCCGTCGTCGCGCTCGTTTGCGCGTTCACCGCCTGCGCCGCGCCCGAGTCGGTCGCGCCCGATCCGCTCGCCGCCATCCGCGCGCGCGGCGAGATCCGCGTCGGCTATTTCGAGGGCGAGAGCGCCGTTTACACCGACCTCACAAATGGCGAGCTGCGCGGCGTTTTCGTCGATCTCATGAACGATGTCGCCGCGTCGATGTCGATCAAGATCGCCTGGGTTCGCACCGAGCCGGCCACGCTCGCCGACGACCTCGCCGCCGGCGCGTTCGATTTCGCCGCCGCCCCCGTCGCCGCCACGCCCGCCCTCGCGTCGCGCCTGCTGCTCACGCAGCCCGTCGTCTGGCTCGGCCACGCGGGACTCGTGCGTAAGGACAGCGCGCTCGCGCCGGCGACTCTCGACGACCTCGATCGCGAGGGCGTCCGCGTGGCCGTGCTGCGCGGCGATGCGCTGGAGATGTGGCTCCCGGGACGCGTGACGAAGGCCCGCGTGATGCTCGTACCTGGTGACAGCCCTGCCGCGCCGCTCGCCGCCGTGCAAAACGGCGAAGCCGATATTGCCCTCGTCGACGCCGTCTTCGCACAAAAGACGCTCGCACTCGATTCCTCGCTGCGCGGCTTGCTGCTCGCAGAGTCGGCGCAGATTCACCCGCTGCCTTGGTGCTGGGCTGCGCGGCCCGGCGACGCGCGCCTCGTCGCGTTCCTCGACAGCGTCATCATCGCCGCGCGCACCACCGGTCGTCTCGAAGAAATCGCCCGCGCGTATCCCGTGCGTCTGCTGATCGCACCGCCGTGGCCGCGCGGTGGAAGCGCTCCGCCAGCACAGGCGGCGACGCCCCCCAAGCCGTCCTCGGCGACAACGGCTTCCACGCCGAAATCGACGCCCAAACCGACCCCAAAACCTTCACCGAAGCCCGCGCCGGACGAGGAAGACGGTTTTCAGTAA
- a CDS encoding radical SAM protein, which yields MSALRIHEIYLSVQGESTFAGLPCVFVRTTGCPLRCVWCDTAYAFEGGETMECADVLARALAFGVDFVEITGGEPLAQKEVPALVTQLCDAGRTVLIETSGAYPIDALDERARVIMDLKCPDSGEDSRNLWSNIDALRAKDEVKFVLASRRDYEYARDAIARHELHRRAGAVLLSVVFGALTPVDVVNWMLADRVPARFQLQMHKFIWPPDERGV from the coding sequence GTGAGCGCGCTGCGCATCCACGAGATCTATCTTTCGGTGCAGGGCGAATCGACCTTCGCCGGGCTGCCGTGCGTGTTTGTGCGCACCACCGGCTGCCCGCTGCGTTGCGTGTGGTGCGACACGGCCTATGCGTTCGAGGGCGGCGAGACGATGGAATGCGCCGACGTGCTCGCGCGCGCGCTGGCGTTCGGCGTGGACTTCGTCGAGATCACGGGCGGAGAGCCGCTCGCGCAAAAAGAGGTCCCCGCGCTCGTGACCCAGCTGTGCGACGCGGGGCGAACCGTGCTGATCGAGACCAGCGGCGCGTATCCCATCGACGCGCTCGACGAGCGCGCCCGCGTCATCATGGATCTCAAGTGCCCCGATTCGGGCGAGGATTCGCGCAATTTGTGGTCGAACATCGACGCGCTGCGCGCGAAGGACGAGGTGAAATTCGTGCTCGCGTCGCGCCGCGATTACGAATACGCCCGCGACGCGATCGCCCGCCACGAACTGCACCGACGCGCGGGGGCGGTGCTGCTCTCCGTCGTCTTCGGCGCGCTCACCCCGGTCGATGTGGTGAACTGGATGCTCGCCGATCGCGTGCCGGCCCGATTCCAGCTCCAGATGCACAAGTTCATCTGGCCGCCGGACGAGCGGGGGGTGTGA
- a CDS encoding DNA modification methylase, whose product MLKVQYLKTENLRPWPENPRKNDHAVEVVAKSIKAFGFNVPIVCDHNFVIVAGHTRWKAAKSLSLAEVPVVVVELSDPQRRAFSVADNKTAEIADWDFPGLRQILKGLESDEVSLDAIGFSNEELRRILDDDDAKENIPAIAEKTEIRFGDRFELGSHRLICGDSREPSSIHLGVDERPVDHIFGGPPYFNQREYAQWSSYDEYLTDMQKIIVNCFDNLKDGGVVTWNIANGVETDHNHVAHHASMFEDAGFRFLDTIVWVKPHANYSVPRNLHIQRNHLYYPALRWEALLVYQKPGPLTRMTDQSARYMADHHSDVWEVAPVTKQQESYGHPAVCPVELPYRSILAYAGPKSARILEPFGGSGTTLIAAEMAGRSAILVERKPEYCDVILRRWQKFTGMPTRRIETRT is encoded by the coding sequence ATGTTGAAAGTGCAATACTTGAAAACAGAAAATCTAAGACCGTGGCCAGAAAACCCCAGAAAAAACGATCACGCCGTAGAGGTGGTTGCCAAAAGTATCAAGGCATTTGGTTTCAACGTACCCATAGTCTGTGATCATAACTTCGTTATCGTTGCTGGCCATACTCGTTGGAAGGCAGCAAAATCGCTTTCGCTCGCGGAAGTGCCGGTCGTCGTCGTTGAACTGTCTGATCCCCAGCGCCGAGCCTTCTCGGTTGCAGATAACAAGACTGCAGAGATCGCCGATTGGGATTTTCCCGGTTTGCGCCAGATTCTGAAAGGACTGGAATCTGACGAGGTTTCGCTCGACGCCATCGGGTTTTCGAATGAAGAACTCAGACGGATTCTTGATGATGACGACGCAAAGGAAAACATCCCTGCGATCGCTGAAAAAACTGAAATCAGATTTGGAGATCGGTTTGAACTCGGAAGTCATCGATTGATTTGCGGAGATTCACGCGAACCGTCGTCGATACATCTTGGCGTAGATGAGCGACCAGTCGATCACATATTCGGTGGCCCTCCGTATTTCAACCAACGCGAGTATGCTCAGTGGAGTAGCTACGATGAATATCTGACCGATATGCAAAAAATAATCGTCAATTGCTTTGATAATCTCAAAGATGGGGGCGTTGTCACATGGAACATAGCGAACGGAGTAGAAACGGATCACAACCACGTTGCACATCATGCAAGCATGTTTGAAGATGCAGGATTTCGATTTCTAGATACAATAGTTTGGGTCAAACCTCATGCCAACTACAGTGTTCCACGAAATTTGCATATCCAAAGAAATCATCTCTACTATCCAGCATTACGCTGGGAAGCGTTGCTTGTATACCAGAAACCTGGACCGTTGACTCGAATGACTGATCAGTCGGCGAGATATATGGCTGATCACCACTCAGACGTTTGGGAAGTAGCGCCCGTTACCAAACAGCAAGAGAGCTATGGACATCCCGCTGTCTGCCCTGTAGAATTGCCTTACCGATCGATTTTGGCTTACGCCGGTCCCAAATCGGCCCGCATCCTCGAGCCGTTCGGCGGCTCTGGAACGACCCTCATTGCCGCGGAGATGGCCGGTCGTAGTGCGATCCTGGTGGAGAGAAAACCCGAATACTGCGATGTCATCCTACGGCGCTGGCAGAAGTTCACGGGGATGCCCACCCGGCGAATCGAGACTCGGACGTGA
- the ftcD gene encoding glutamate formimidoyltransferase, which yields MKTIVECVPNFSEGRRPEVIDAIVAAIASAPNVYVLGHESDADHNRAVVTYVGTREAVGEAALRGAATAMRLIDLTTHTGGHPRLGAVDVIPFIPVRGVTMGECVSIAREVGDRLWNELGLPVYFYEQAATRPDRENLADVRRGEFEGIRDEVKTNAARRPDRGGPELHPTAGAAIVGARKFLVAYNVNLATSDLAVANRIAKAVRHSSGGLLYVKAMGVKLDARGIAQVSMNLTDFEGTPIHRAVEMVKSEAARYGVAVVGSEIVGLVPQRALDAAADFYLRVENFSPDMILENRIAQVAAGGSAVASRTPLADMAAPFLDAVAGKSAAPGGGSVAAFAIASAAALGLMVCELTTGKKKYAEHESCVRDAMAALHTISARARAAIDADADAYGEVMAAYALPKDTPEQQAARTAAVQAATIHAARVPLANAKLGVEVLRVLQGLDGRSNVNCASDLDVGRMMAATGVRGALANVRINLGGIDDASVVAELRAAADATEGDLGT from the coding sequence GTGAAGACGATTGTCGAGTGCGTTCCGAATTTCAGTGAAGGCCGGCGACCCGAGGTGATCGACGCGATCGTCGCGGCCATCGCGTCCGCGCCGAACGTTTATGTGCTCGGCCACGAATCCGACGCCGACCACAACCGCGCCGTCGTCACTTATGTCGGCACGCGCGAAGCGGTGGGCGAGGCGGCCCTGCGCGGCGCGGCGACGGCGATGCGCCTGATCGACCTCACCACGCACACCGGCGGGCATCCGCGCCTGGGCGCGGTGGACGTGATCCCCTTCATTCCCGTGCGCGGCGTGACGATGGGCGAGTGCGTGTCGATTGCGCGCGAAGTCGGCGACCGGTTGTGGAATGAGCTCGGCCTGCCCGTGTATTTTTATGAGCAGGCGGCGACGCGGCCCGATCGCGAAAATCTGGCCGATGTTCGTCGGGGCGAATTCGAGGGCATCCGCGACGAGGTGAAGACCAACGCGGCGCGCCGCCCCGATCGCGGCGGTCCGGAACTGCATCCCACGGCGGGCGCGGCGATTGTCGGCGCGCGCAAGTTTCTCGTCGCGTACAACGTCAATCTCGCGACGAGCGACCTCGCCGTCGCGAACCGCATCGCCAAGGCCGTTCGCCATTCGTCGGGCGGATTGCTTTATGTGAAGGCGATGGGCGTGAAGCTCGACGCGCGCGGTATCGCCCAGGTGTCGATGAACCTGACGGATTTCGAAGGAACGCCGATCCACCGCGCGGTCGAGATGGTGAAGAGCGAAGCGGCGCGCTACGGCGTCGCCGTCGTGGGCAGCGAGATCGTCGGCCTCGTGCCGCAGCGCGCGCTCGATGCCGCGGCGGACTTCTATCTGCGCGTCGAGAATTTCTCGCCCGACATGATTTTGGAGAACCGCATCGCGCAGGTCGCCGCGGGCGGCTCCGCCGTCGCGAGCCGCACGCCGCTCGCCGACATGGCCGCGCCGTTTCTCGACGCGGTGGCGGGCAAATCGGCCGCGCCGGGCGGCGGCAGCGTGGCGGCGTTTGCCATCGCGTCGGCCGCCGCGCTCGGGCTGATGGTCTGCGAACTCACGACGGGCAAGAAGAAATACGCCGAGCATGAATCGTGCGTGCGCGACGCCATGGCCGCGCTGCACACAATTTCGGCCCGCGCCCGCGCGGCGATCGACGCCGACGCCGACGCCTACGGCGAGGTGATGGCGGCGTACGCGCTGCCCAAGGATACCCCCGAGCAGCAGGCCGCGCGCACGGCTGCCGTGCAGGCGGCGACGATTCACGCCGCGCGTGTACCGCTGGCGAATGCGAAGCTCGGCGTCGAGGTGCTTCGCGTGCTGCAGGGACTCGACGGGCGCAGCAACGTCAACTGCGCGTCCGATCTCGACGTGGGCCGCATGATGGCGGCGACGGGCGTGCGCGGCGCGCTCGCCAATGTGCGGATCAACCTCGGTGGCATCGACGACGCCTCGGTCGTCGCCGAGCTTCGCGCCGCGGCGGACGCGACGGAAGGCGACCTCGGGACGTGA